A genome region from Hevea brasiliensis isolate MT/VB/25A 57/8 chromosome 9, ASM3005281v1, whole genome shotgun sequence includes the following:
- the LOC110635229 gene encoding uncharacterized protein LOC110635229 has product MAETPSKRLRDEAQIEEDVIVVDETNKRHKSYNHILTLLEEEEDEITQDLSSLITTLQQELSSDSTFNDPLSCVTTVTDQENPINAVTPTLEDCPSSSSSSSSSSSSSSTFLKEDEEDDKERVIRHLLEASDDELGIPNRQAVSSVEDGYGEALVSSGNGFHGVDGFSLCDGLWEFEDANANYYALLQSELFL; this is encoded by the coding sequence ATGGCCGAGACACCATCAAAACGCCTCAGAGATGAAGCTCAAATAGAAGAAGATGTTATCGTTGTTGATGAAACTAATAAGCGCCATAAGTCATATAACCACATACTCACTCttcttgaagaagaagaagatgaaataacCCAAGACCTTTCTTCTCTCATCACTACACTTCagcaagaactctcctctgactcTACCTTCAACGACCCTCTTTCTTGTGTAACCACAGTAACCGACCAAGAAAACCCTATCAATGCCGTAACGCCCACCTTAGAAGACtgcccatcttcttcttcttcttcttcttcttcttcttcttcttcctctaccTTCTTGAAGGAGGATGAGGAAGATGATAAGGAAAGAGTTATAAGGCATCTTCTTGAAGCATCTGATGACGAGCTTGGGATTCCAAACAGACAAGCTGTTAGTAGTGTTGAAGATGGCTATGGAGAAGCTCTTGTTAGCAGTGGAAATGGGTTCCATGGAGTCGATGGGTTCTCCCTCTGCGATGGCTTATGGGAATTTGAAGACGCTAATGCTAACTATTATGCCTTGTTGCAATCTGAACTATTCCTGTAG